The sequence GTTGCCTGGGTTCGCTCTTTCGCAGGTAGCTTTATTGCCCATAGCCGCTTGTTGCTAGCTAGCGCCTCGCGAATCTCATTACGAACTGGCTCGGTTGTGTCAACACCTGCAAGCCAAATGACGATGTCCGCCTCTCGCACCTTAGAGAGATAGCTGCAGTCAACCGGCTCTGAGCTGCCAGGGGTGAATTCAAATGCCCACGGCAAAAACAGCTCATACCTATCAAGGACTTCGACTACCTCCGCCCGTTCCCTTGTCAGCTCGGGTATCACGCTGCTAATAAAAACGAGTAGAGGACGCTCGCCCGGCCTCATGGGAGGGGATCCATCTGTGTGGTTCGTTTCCACCATAGCCATCCCCCTGGTGCTGATGTAGTAAAGCTACGTGGGACGCTCTCACCACCAGCATCAGACGTGATAGTGCAGATTCCCGGCGAAAAGTGAGCCACTTTCCCACCAAATTTGAGCCACCCCGTTTCCCAGAAAAGGAACCAACTACCATTCACGGCTTCCTGAGTGCCGTTTGGTGTTGGATTCGGCGCCCGGTTGTGGTCACCCTTGTGGGCAGCATTTGGTTGTCAATCTGCGGATGCGCGGTTGGGCTGGCCGACATCGTTCTCACGCTGATTCGCGCCGG is a genomic window of Bacillota bacterium containing:
- a CDS encoding DUF4062 domain-containing protein, whose translation is METNHTDGSPPMRPGERPLLVFISSVIPELTRERAEVVEVLDRYELFLPWAFEFTPGSSEPVDCSYLSKVREADIVIWLAGVDTTEPVRNEIREALASNKRLWAIKLPAKERTQAT